Sequence from the Schaalia sp. 19OD2882 genome:
GGTGGTGAGGGCCGCGATCTCGGCAACCCAGGTGAGGACATCTTCGGGAGCGTTCGCCGGAGCGGCCGCACGCACATCCTGTTCGGTCACGGACATTTTGCCTCCTGAGGCATTCGGTGGAACTGGGCGCAACCTGCGCCCGTGGTCTACGCATCAATGATGACCGATCGTCATGACAATCGCGAGGGTTGTTGGTCCTGACCGCAGATGTGCGCCATGGCACACACCCGCACATCCGCCCTCGCCAATCAGTCCGCCACACCCACGGAATTCCCGGCAAAACGCCCCGAGATGGGCGACCTCGGTCCCGCCCGCACCGGCCTTGGCACCCCGCCCACGGCGCCGCCCGACAAGACGGGACCATGGGGAGTGTGAGGACTTCGCGAATTGCCCTAACCTGTACCTGTTTGCACACTCCTCGACACACTCACCTGGAGGTCCATCGTGCGCATTCGCAAGTCCGGAGAATCCTCTTTCTTCGACATGTTCACCGATCAGGCCCAGCATCTCGTCACCGGCGTCGGCCTGCTGGCGTCGATCCTCGAAGCAGCACCGGACCAGCGTGGAGACCTGCGCAAGCAACTCCACGAGGTCGAGAACCAGGGCGACGAGATCAACCACGCGATCACCCAGCGCATCAACCAGTCCTTCGTCACCCCCTTCGACCGTTCCGACCTGGGCCTGCTGGCCTCCGAGTTGGACGACTGCATGGATCTCATCGACGAAGCCGGGGACTTCATCGTCCTGTACGACATCGGCCAGATTCCGGAGGATGTCGCCACCCTTCTCACCGAACAGGTCGACGTCCTGACCCGCTGCGCCGAACAGACGGCGCGCGCAATGCCCGGACTGAAGGACCCCGCCGGCCTGCGTGACTACTGGGTCGAGATCAACCGCCTCGAGAACGAGGGCGACCGGGCCTTCCGTCACACGCTGACCACTCTGTTCAACTCCGGCATGGACCCGATCACGATCATCAAGCTCAAGGACGTCATCGAGGTGCTGGAGCGCTGCGCCGACGCCTTCGAGAACTTGGCGAACACCGTCGAGACCATCGCGGTCAAGGAGTCCTGAGGACGGTGGACCTCAATCTCGTCCTCGTCGTCCTGGTCATCGTCATCGCACTGGGATTCGACTACACGAACGGCTTCCACGACGCGGCGAACGCCATCGCGACCTCCGTGTCCACACGCGCACTGACCCCGCGCGTCGCACTGCTGATGGCCGCCGTCATGAACATCATCGGCGCCCTTTTGGGCACCGAGGTCGCCAAGACCATCGGCAAGGGGATCATCGACATCTCCCACTTCACCGCCTCAGCCGACTTGGCCATGCAACGCGAGGGGTTGGTCATCGTCCTTGCGGCATTGGTCGGAGCCGTCACGTGGAACCTCATCACATGGTGGTTCGGACTGCCATCCTCGTCCTCGCACGCCCTAATCGGCGGCCTGGTCGGTGCGGGCCTGGCGTCGGGCACCACCGTCCTGTGGGGAGGCATCGGCGCCCAGGTCATCGTCCCGATGTTCCTGTCCCCGCTGATCGGCTTCGTCGTCAGCTACCTTCTGATGAAGGTGCTGCTGGCCGCCTTCGCGCGCTTCGCCTACCACAGGACCATGCGACGCTTCCGCATCGCGCAGACGATCTCGGCGGCCGCCATGGCCTTGGGGCACGGTCTGCAGGACGCCCAGAAGACCATGGGTGTCATCGTCATGGCGCTGGTCGCAGGCGGCTACGGTGCACACCATGACATCTTCGACCCGGTGACCAACGAGATGACGGTTCCCCTGTGGGTCAAACTGGCTGCCGCCGGCGCGATCTCCCTGGGCACCTACTCCGGCGGATGGCGCATCATGCGGACCCTCGGCCGCAAGATGATCGACCTTGACCCGGCGCGCGGCTTCGTTGCCGAAACCGTGTCGGCCTGCGTCCTTTACCTGTCGGCCTTCGCCTTCCACGCGCCCATCTCGACGACCCACACGATCACCTCCGCGATCCTCGGTGTGGGGGCGACCCGTCGCCTGTCGGCGGTGCGCTGGGGCGTGGCAGGCAACATCGTCATCGCCTGGTTCCTCACGCTTCCCGCAGCGGCCGCGGTTGCGGCGATCATCTTCGTCATCATCCACGCCCTCGTCGCCGTCTGATCGAAGGCGGTCGGACAGACAGTGGAGGAATCAATGCGGTGCGGCGCCCTCGTCGGTGACGAGGGCGCCCGCGCAGGCCGGGCTCTCCTGCCCCGTCGGCGCCCCGGGCCCGTCATGGGCGTGGTCGCCGCCTGCTGTCTGGCCCTGCCCCTGGTGCTGAGCGGCTGCGGCATCACGCCGGCCCTGGCCCTCAAGGTCGGCGACTGTTTCTCGCAGCCGGAGAATGCGGCTGCCCTGACCCTGGAGGGCAGAAGCTGCGAAGCGGCGCACGACGGCGAAGTCTTCGCGGTCATCGAATTGGACCAGCCGGCCCCTGCCGATCTCGCGCCTTCCGGGCCGGTCGGCACCGACCCCGCCGACTCCCCCGCCTCCCAGTCGCGGGTGGACGGCGCCCAGAGCGTTCCACTGATTCCCGACGGAGCCGCCCACCCCGGAGGCGCAGTGCTGGACACCCTGGCCACCCGCCTGTGCGACGCCGCATTCGAGCCCTACGTGGGCACGGCGCCGGAGGACTCGACGATGGACGTCGCCTGGTTCAAGCCGAGCAAGAACTCCTGGCTCCGCGGGGACAGGAGCATCACGTGCTTCGTGCATTCCGCGGACGGGTCACAACTGGTGGGATCGGTTCGCGGCTCCGCCCAGTGACGAGATCATGGCGCTGTGCGGTCCCGAAGTCGGGCGCAGGGGCCTCCGGGCCCCGTCGCCACCGCCGGCCCATTTCCGCGTGAGCCTCAAGACTGGCCCAGCACGTCCTTGGTTCTCGTCCCGTGACGTTCCACCCACCCGACCTCGACCTCGTCCCTTCCATTGCCGTGGACCACGTGCACCAGCAGCATCTCCGCAGTGCACAGCCACGGGGAGGCGTCCGGGTAGGCCAAACGCAGGGGCGAGGGCGTGCGAGCGAGCAGCGGCGCCATCAGCGACGGAATCCCGGGGCGGTGGACGCACAGGGCGATCGGCTCCGCCCCGGCGAGCAGCAGCGAGTGGACCAGGGCCACCGCGGGCGCGGTGTCGGCGACCATCGCGTCCTCTGTGAGTTCCGGGGCCACGTCCACGCGCGCACCGGAGAGCTGTTGCCACGGGCCGAGGGTGCGCGTGCAGCGAAGCCACGGCGAGCAGACGGCCCGTTCGATCCCGAATGCGGACAGGAGGTCGACCAGGTCGAGCGCCTGCCTGGAGCCCAGGCGCGTGAGCGGGCGGGTGTCTTCGTCACCCGTCCACGCCGCGCGGGAGACGGCCTTCGCGTGGCGGACCACGGCCAGCGTGGAGGTGACCAGGCGCCCCTGTGCGGCGCGGGTGGTCAGTTCCGAAAGCAACCTGCGGTCACCGCGGCGGGTGAGCAGGGAGTCCGCTCGGCGGGTGCCCACCCAGCGGGTCTGGTCGATCTCGCGTGCGGAGGCCGTGGTCACGGGGCGGCGGGTACGCAAGGCGATGGCGCCCGGGCCGTCCTCGCCCTCCAGGCAGGCCGGTAGGACCGTCCCCACCCAGTAGTGGACTTCCTTGGTCTGGCCCGATCCCAACCGATAGCGCTGTGTGGTCAGCGGCGACCCGAGGCGCACGGCCACGCCGGTCTCTTCTTCGACCTCGCGCACGGCGGCCTGGACCAGGGGCTCGTTGGCTTCGGCCTTGCCCTTGGGCCACGACCAGTCGTGGTACTGGGGTCGGTGGACCAGCAGGACCTCGATGTCGGCGGGGTCGATCCGCTCACCCACCGATGCCTGTCGCGTCTGGTCGCGAAATCGCCAGACGAGGGCGCCCGCAGCGCGGACGAGGCGCGAGGGGATCGGAGCGGGACGGGTTCGAGGCACGTCCCAAGGTTACCGGGAGCATCAGACCCCGCGCACCGCCCTCGTCGCCACCGGGCTTCGTCGCCGCCCTGGCCTGGGCCCCTTCCTACAGACTCGTCCAAAACGCACTGAAGGACGAATCTCGCGGAACGACCGACGAATTTCGCGGGAAAGGGAGGGGCGGGGAGGGCGGCTGGAGGTCAGCGGCCGATGACCCGGGAGGAGGCCTCCGCCATGAGGTCGGTCTGGATGTCATCCAAAGGCGTCCCGTCCTTGGCCACCGAGTTGCGGCGCCACTGGCCGTTCTTGCGCAGCGCCCACGAGGCCGTCCTCGACGAAACCCCACGACGCACCAGATCGGCCAGGAACGCCACCTGCTGCGGATCGGCGATACGCACCAAGGCCTCGACCCGACGGTCCAAATTGCGGTGCATGAGGTCAGCCGACCCGATCCACACCTCCTCCTCGCCGACAGGGCCGAAAGCGTAGATCCGCGAATGCTCCAAGTAGCGCCCCAGGATCGACCGCACCCGCACATTCTCCGACAGGCCGGGCACTCCCCCACGGATCGCGCAGATCCCGCGCACCAAGACGTCGACCTTCACCCCGGCCTGGGAGGCCCGGTAGATCGCATCGATCACCCTCTCGTCCACGACGGAGTTGACCTTGATCCCGACCCACGCCTCCAGACCCGCCTTCTTGCGCGCA
This genomic interval carries:
- a CDS encoding DUF47 domain-containing protein, translated to MRIRKSGESSFFDMFTDQAQHLVTGVGLLASILEAAPDQRGDLRKQLHEVENQGDEINHAITQRINQSFVTPFDRSDLGLLASELDDCMDLIDEAGDFIVLYDIGQIPEDVATLLTEQVDVLTRCAEQTARAMPGLKDPAGLRDYWVEINRLENEGDRAFRHTLTTLFNSGMDPITIIKLKDVIEVLERCADAFENLANTVETIAVKES
- a CDS encoding inorganic phosphate transporter — protein: MDLNLVLVVLVIVIALGFDYTNGFHDAANAIATSVSTRALTPRVALLMAAVMNIIGALLGTEVAKTIGKGIIDISHFTASADLAMQREGLVIVLAALVGAVTWNLITWWFGLPSSSSHALIGGLVGAGLASGTTVLWGGIGAQVIVPMFLSPLIGFVVSYLLMKVLLAAFARFAYHRTMRRFRIAQTISAAAMALGHGLQDAQKTMGVIVMALVAGGYGAHHDIFDPVTNEMTVPLWVKLAAAGAISLGTYSGGWRIMRTLGRKMIDLDPARGFVAETVSACVLYLSAFAFHAPISTTHTITSAILGVGATRRLSAVRWGVAGNIVIAWFLTLPAAAAVAAIIFVIIHALVAV
- a CDS encoding septum formation family protein; the protein is MEESMRCGALVGDEGARAGRALLPRRRPGPVMGVVAACCLALPLVLSGCGITPALALKVGDCFSQPENAAALTLEGRSCEAAHDGEVFAVIELDQPAPADLAPSGPVGTDPADSPASQSRVDGAQSVPLIPDGAAHPGGAVLDTLATRLCDAAFEPYVGTAPEDSTMDVAWFKPSKNSWLRGDRSITCFVHSADGSQLVGSVRGSAQ
- a CDS encoding NUDIX hydrolase, translated to MPRTRPAPIPSRLVRAAGALVWRFRDQTRQASVGERIDPADIEVLLVHRPQYHDWSWPKGKAEANEPLVQAAVREVEEETGVAVRLGSPLTTQRYRLGSGQTKEVHYWVGTVLPACLEGEDGPGAIALRTRRPVTTASAREIDQTRWVGTRRADSLLTRRGDRRLLSELTTRAAQGRLVTSTLAVVRHAKAVSRAAWTGDEDTRPLTRLGSRQALDLVDLLSAFGIERAVCSPWLRCTRTLGPWQQLSGARVDVAPELTEDAMVADTAPAVALVHSLLLAGAEPIALCVHRPGIPSLMAPLLARTPSPLRLAYPDASPWLCTAEMLLVHVVHGNGRDEVEVGWVERHGTRTKDVLGQS